Proteins encoded together in one Pelosinus sp. IPA-1 window:
- a CDS encoding nitrogenase component 1 — MAINLQSSEAPTRENRLGSITGYQGTIRDLVAQGSCGSLKNKERCFSQASACSSGCAQFYLSAILDAAIVIHGPVGCAADTIAANTNRKWGEKIRDWKHTNVNIINTNMVEEDTVFGAVDKLKVAVREAYRRFNPKAIFVTTSCVSGIIGEDVKSVLDELQEEIPVPLAPVFCEGFRSKVWASGFDAALHAIVTAIVKPPKQKNNKVNMINFTGSARKEITTTLARFGLEPVFIVPFSTIEQLSKISESAATISICGTLGSYLGNALEEQYGVPYIQTLQPHGIAGMDSWLRGLGVATGKEVEVEAYISEEKEKVAVDLAEVRGKLKGYKAVVGMGPSFGHNYIRTLQELGVEVIWGSTWHFDPQHDNGVSPEASQFLLSAETDIPVSVADQQNFEVINLLNRLKPDLYIGRHGGTTVWATKLGIPSIMIADEFSAYGYQGLVDFGHRLIDVLTNRNLAKNLALHVKLPYTNWWLEQDSFTFLQEDVV; from the coding sequence ATGGCGATAAATTTACAGAGTTCTGAAGCACCGACAAGAGAAAATAGACTAGGATCGATTACTGGATATCAAGGCACCATACGTGATTTAGTAGCACAAGGATCATGTGGCTCCTTGAAAAATAAAGAGCGATGTTTTAGTCAAGCCAGTGCTTGTAGCTCTGGTTGCGCTCAATTTTATCTTTCTGCAATTTTAGATGCGGCAATTGTTATCCATGGACCAGTAGGTTGTGCGGCAGATACCATTGCTGCGAATACGAATCGAAAATGGGGAGAAAAGATTAGGGATTGGAAACACACCAATGTCAATATTATTAATACCAATATGGTTGAGGAAGATACGGTGTTTGGTGCTGTGGACAAACTGAAGGTTGCTGTGAGAGAAGCTTACAGACGATTTAATCCCAAAGCAATTTTTGTGACGACTTCTTGTGTATCGGGCATCATTGGTGAAGATGTGAAGAGTGTATTGGATGAACTGCAGGAGGAAATACCAGTGCCTCTTGCTCCTGTTTTTTGCGAAGGTTTTCGCTCTAAGGTGTGGGCTTCTGGCTTTGACGCTGCCTTGCATGCGATCGTGACTGCAATTGTCAAACCACCAAAGCAAAAAAATAACAAAGTAAATATGATTAACTTTACTGGTAGTGCGCGCAAAGAGATCACTACGACTCTGGCTCGTTTTGGATTGGAACCAGTATTTATTGTGCCCTTTAGCACCATCGAACAGTTGTCGAAAATCTCGGAGTCTGCTGCAACAATTAGTATTTGCGGAACCTTAGGTAGCTACTTAGGGAATGCCCTTGAAGAGCAATACGGTGTTCCTTATATTCAAACCTTGCAGCCTCATGGTATTGCTGGTATGGATAGTTGGCTGCGAGGGCTCGGAGTAGCGACAGGTAAGGAAGTTGAAGTGGAAGCCTATATCAGTGAAGAAAAAGAAAAAGTTGCTGTTGATTTGGCTGAGGTAAGAGGAAAGTTAAAGGGGTATAAAGCAGTTGTTGGTATGGGACCAAGTTTTGGTCATAATTATATTAGGACGCTGCAAGAACTCGGTGTCGAAGTGATTTGGGGATCTACTTGGCATTTTGATCCACAGCATGACAACGGCGTTAGTCCTGAGGCTTCACAATTTTTATTGAGTGCTGAAACCGACATCCCTGTCAGTGTGGCCGACCAACAGAATTTTGAGGTTATTAATTTATTAAATCGACTTAAACCCGATTTGTATATCGGTCGTCATGGTGGCACAACAGTATGGGCAACAAAATTAGGGATACCTTCCATTATGATTGCTGATGAATTTAGTGCCTACGGATACCAAGGATTAGTTGATTTCGGTCACAGACTTATTGATGTATTAACTAACCGCAATTTAGCG